Part of the Pseudorasbora parva isolate DD20220531a chromosome 13, ASM2467924v1, whole genome shotgun sequence genome is shown below.
gcattataaaaaaaatatcacagtTTGACTTTCAGTTGGATACAGAAAGCATCATGCACCTTTTATTTGCCAAAATGATTTTATTCTCATATTTTGATTACACACAAAATTGTACAAATTGGGCGGTTATACAAAATGCATTATTCTTCTCGCAGTATTGCCAAACAAAGTCACAGATGTAATTAAGTATCAAATCACTGGCTTAACTTCCTCACCCCCTCTTTAATGCCAGATCAACGGAAAAACTGTAAGGCTACAGGGTAAGAACAGAAACACTTTGGTTTGATTAATTAACAGTAATCTCTGTAAATACTTATTAGATATGGAAAACCTGCACAGTACTACAAAATGTGATAAGATGAGTGAGGAGCGTAGAGGTTTTTAAGGACCTGAAGAGAGGCCAAGAGATGCATGTATGATGTAACAACAAAAGGATAAAGATGGATGGTGTTCATTCTGGAAGGATAAAAGGGTTATTATTTGGCCACactgtgtgtgtcagacagagcAGACGTTAAAGCCATTAATCGAGAAATGGCACAAGACGGAAAGAACTGAATTtatgaagaaaaagaaaatcattGGACGCATGTTTACAGCTGCAGGTACTTTGCTGCCATGGCAAGAATTGGGGCTCCTGTTGGGACTCCAGGGAACGGGCCGCTGGATCCAGCGATGTCGATATGGGAGTAAGGCAGAGGTTTGTCAGAGTCCACTCCATGCTGAGGGAACATTTGTAGATGGTGAATATATGCGTTTTTGCACAAATCTtgcattttgtacatttttccCTCCCGgctttttattttgaagttccCAGCAGGCACCAGTTTGTTGATCATATTCACTTGCATGGCTCccaagaatattttgttgtatgataaaatgaaaacaaaattatatctagcttcattttttaaatttattttttattattattttttttaacattttgcaCAAAAAGCTGAACCTACAAAGTTAAAGACGTGTGTAAATAATCCACTTATTTCTTTTCTGGCAGATCTTTTTCTTCCACTTTTTGGGATCTGTTCTGGAGATGCTATACTAAAAGATCTGTAAcagcgccctctatcagaaaAACTCAAAGGTGAAGAATAGGGGCACGAACGATGACAGATTTATCTCACAAAATTATACAGGAAGTTGGGTTCATACGAACAAGACAACATTTTAACCAaacggcaacctcccccagtttctgttgaagccaatacatgATTGAACTGCAATTCCTAAACTGGgaacaggctccagaagggagcagaatctcattgagccctagcggcaacctcccgcaatctctcttgaaggcaatacggaagtaatgtaaactgcaattcctcgactggccactagggacaggctccagaagggagcagaatctcattgagcctcatgttaaaatgcacaactttacagcagaaaaaaacatgtttacagcctggtacaaattgtggtcttggcctatatggctaattttgcccttcatgacaactgtgaggcgGGTGAATTAAACTCATCTGTTTAAATGATATAAAactttaaagttctgcataattaagggggTGGACACTGAGTGAAAGGTGGATGGCTGTTTGTCACCTCAGCTCCggccacgtcccgcctctttgcccattttaaGTTATCCGAGATTGACGCATGGCTAACTTTATACTTTAAAAACTCTCTTCAGAAACCTACGTGACAAGTCATGAACACTAcgttttacagtctatggttttaaTCTTCAATGacaaaaaacattgttttaattttaatatattgtcgAATTTTAATATACGACAGTCACAAAATGCAAAGCGATGCAGGTTAATATGTTCATGtggtgtttttttaatatttgctTTACATGCACAAAGCGTGCAAATTCATGTTaacaccattgctgagtattttcccCTTTAAACTGCAGTGAACCAAAgacgcttttaacagaccctatggccttCCAAAGGCCATCCCTATggttgcctcacattcacctaTTCACTCCCTCCCTCATTCATATACCaatggcgatgtcagccatgcaaggccaTCCAgttcgtcgggagcagctggggttaggtgtcttgctcatggacacttcgacacttggtcaggtggaactagggattgaaccaccaaccttacGGTTTGTAGACAACTTACATAAccccactgagccactgccgccacCATTGTGCAGTGCTTACCACAGTAACTTGAGTAAAAGTTGAACGAGTGGATCTCTGAGAAAGTTAATAAATCCTAAACTGATACTATCAGGAATAAAGGTTCTTCCCATAGTTCTACAAAACCGTAAGTGGCTGTGTGTGTACCTTATCAAGTCCAGAAGCCATGATGAGGAAGGCGGCGGGCGCCTGGTGTCCCCGTGGTGTGGAAGACGAGGGCAGGTTATTGGACTGCAGGATCTCCTCATACTCAGACTTGCCTTTGTGGAACTCATAATCCTCCCGACGAATAGTGGACACCTCAAACAGATCTCCCAGCATCTCTCCCGCTGCCACACAAACAGATTTCTGACAAATGAAACTACGTTTACGGAAACTAAACCAAAAACGTCTCGGCTCTTCTTACCTTTCTGCCACTGCTGAGCGTTTGCTGAGCGTTGAGCAGCACCGTTATCCATTATGATCTACAGTTACACATGAAGAGGGACACGGTCAAATTGAAATGGGCCATAGTATCATTGATGTGATGAATATTGTTTCCTCCTTTACCCTCGGAGTATATGCAGGAGTATGTACTCACGGAGTAATGTGGTCCCATGGCTCTGATAGCATGTCCGGTCAGAGTGGCAATAGTGAAGAGATGAGGAGACACCTCCTTCAGCGCCTACAGAAACATACACAAAAAAGGATAATGTCATATTTAGTTATTTCCCCGCCATTGACAGAATTATCTgtctttctgtgttttcactgttttaTTATATAGCCACACCCAGTGTTGGGTAACTTGtgatgtaatcagattactttttcaagtaactagtaaagtagtgcattacttttaaaatttacagcaaaatatcagttactttttcaaatttaTTTGACTGTCAGCTCTTTTCCCCATGTTGAGAAAAATTTGTGTGTGAACatgttattgtagttctagactaaatgtgagcatttaTTCATCCCACTTGCACAATATTAAGCAcacctcaaaatgaataaaatcagtcaaatgcaaaatcagaatactatgcaaacctccaataattaaatattttgtataaaataaaatattttttatgcatTAATCTATATTTGTTGACCAATGTTTTGCTGCTAACTTTCGATGATTTAATTAAACCAAAAGCAAAAATTActttagattttttgtttttattggtgAAGTAAGAGTGTTAAACTTTTTTCCGCTGCATCTTATTTTCCATTATTCAGAACGGCAGCACAGCAGAAAGGTTTATTTGAGCtgcgccctctactgtacatgcgtgaatttgcatttttacCTCGGCCTAAGgtttattatttcaattttgGTGTGAAGAGgtctttacatttgcacaaaaatagAACTTATTTTGTTATAGAAAACAAAggtgagtaaaagtaaaaaagtattcaattagttactttttaagggagtaacacAATATTAAGTAATATGCATTactttcaaagtaactttccccaacactggccCCGCCCCTTTTCAGCAATGggtttgttgtgttgtgtcttccAAGATCTTACAGATTTATGAATCAACCGCTCCTTTTAAATTCTTCCCGGGCTACGAACATTTATTATCATGTCATCCGCTTCAGCGAATTACTCTTCATCAGCGATGCCATAGAAATACACAGAGCTTATGCAAAAACAGAAGTTCAAACACAAAATGGCTGCACGCTTTTTTTTCTCTGCCACATAAGGTCTGTACGGTAGGAGGTATTGTTAAACgtctgaaagagtacagaatctccggatcaaaacacaggtgaagaaaCAGCAGAAATAAAGCACTGCATTGGCATGTTTTGTAGTCTTTGGGaaaaagatacaaaaaaaaaaatatatatattatatatatatatatatatatatattttattttttccccaatattttaaaaatattgctTTTGTATGAAACTTACCTACATTCaagtgtatataaaaaaaagaggcTGGAATAAAACaggtttttgtttaaaagcagaggctctgttttttcttttgaaatagtgcatgttcagatattcatacaacaaaatacacTGAGGGCCATGAAATTGTGTAAATTATCAAATTCTGCGTTGGCTAGAACTTTTTGTTGTGAAAAATGCTGGCATATAATAAGGTATTAAttgaaaaatcataaaataaaataaaattaaatataaatattagatgaaaaatgTTTACTTAAAGAACTGAAATAATTGAAAGTTTGATTCACGTACAATgtgtcaaaaaacaaaacaaaaaagaaagaaagaaagctaaatagaaataaatGACAATGGGAGGCAGGCCAAATACACATAAACTGCACATATATCAACATGAATTAATACatcatttcttaaatatatatacaattgaATTGCTGCTGTCAACCATTAATTAACtagattaatattttttttcatataatgatATAGTGATTATTCATATAATGAAGTTTGGGCCATACAAACTATGGGAGATTTCTGGGAGAAATAACAAAACGGGAGGGGGGCAGGAGATGGGTGTGGAATATTGGAGACTCCCAGCAATAAACAGCAGTGTTGACAGGTATgaataggacccctttaaatcTTAAAATAGTAATGCATATATgctaatatatgtgtgtaccTGCTCCTTCATCTCACACAGCAAGTCCACCATGACCATTCTACCTTCAGCATCAGTGTTTCCAACTCGGATTCTACGACCGGCACGAGACACCACCAACTCGTCTGCCACATAACAATCTGCCCAAGGGTTAAAAAAAAGGTTGACAAATACTTAGTAATAGACACTCAACGTGGTCAACACATGCAGACAAAGATGCTTACCAGATCCGACACTGTTTCGCACCATTGCCATCGCACCCACGACCTTCAGGTGTTTGGGCTTCAGTTTGGCTAGGATCTAAAACAAAACCCGCAATGACATTAGACTCTAATAATCTTCTGATCATCAGTAATACGAACAGGTGTACGTGACATTCTTACCTGGAAGAAACCAGCAACAGCGGCAGATCCACATTTATCTCTGTGCATTCCAGCCATGATTCCACCAGCCTTGATGTCAGCTCCACCGGTGTCATACGTAATGCCCTGTAATAACATACAGCGTTCATATGGACTGGACACTGCTCTGTCCTGGCTGTCCAAATACTGTTAACCTAAACATTACCTTGCCAACCAACATGAGAGTCTGTTGAATGGGTCCTTCTCCACAGTACAGCAGCTTGATCACTCTGGCCTGATGGCGCggcacagctgaagcagaaacATCAGCCTTTTAACTTAATGATTACAGTACACATGACGTAACACAATCAATAATGGAGATCCAGAGTTGAAGTCTTGAGTTCtggaaaatatataaatgttgtCTTTGGCTAGGTCATGATCTTATGGTTTATTGTCTCATAACTCATTCTACTTCGACTGTACTAGGTTAAAACTGGCTCAGAAATAACCACATGCTtgctttgatttattttattgataatgtaaaaaatattgtaaatatgttttttttttataaataattgttatattatatattccatattatatattgtgacttaaaaagtttggggtcagtaagatttttagtttttgaaATAATTCTGCTctacaaggctgcatttattcgaacaaaaatacagtgaaatattattataatttaaaagaacagttttctatttttgaatacattttaaaatgtaatttattcctgtgatgtcaaagctgaattttcagcatcattactccagttgtGTTACTTAATGCTTCTATTCTTAAATGAATAGAATGTTCAaataaacagtatttatttgaaatagaacacttttctgacattataaatgtcagTTCAATagatccttgctgaataaaagtataaatttaaaataaattatatatttttggaaaaactttAATTCAGCGTTCGAAACAAAATGGTATTATGaatattttatcaataaataaatcctGCATTTTCTCTATTTCAGTTATCAAAGTTTTGGCACTAATCTGAAACAAGCTGTGTTTAGTAAAGGTTTGGTGAAATTTCTCTCTAAttccatattatattaaaaggATATTATATCCATGAGCATGCTCTTACTGTTAGCACAGCGGTTGACTGCAGCCAAACAGGGGTACTCCTTCTCCAGAGTATTCAAATCACTCACTACAGTCACCTAAAAAAACACAACGAGAAGAATGAAGCATTGACATGATATACGTTTAAACTGTATTGAATGTCACTGAAAGACTCACCGTTACAGGGCTATCCTTGAAGACTGTTTGAACATATTCAGCTACACGTGGGGCAGCCATTCGCTCCGGGTCAGAGCCGCCGATATCACGATAGACAAACCTGTACCATACACAAATTATCTTTTTTATTGCCTATTGTATACAGTAGGTTTTAATCAAAATTAAAGCTAAAAATTGCTTTCCTGAGGACATAACAGAAACAAACTCTTACCTGCCGCTCTCCAGAGCCATGGCCAGCTCAGTAATGGCGACTCCCTGCGTTTGGTTCTTCACCCAGATGCCCAGCATCACCACCTTATGAGGGGACGACTTGCATTCCCTCACCTCTAAAGGCTGATGAAGATATTAAAAAGATATTAAACATATATTATCCTCTAAAGATATTAAAGTTTTAAAGTTAACTActtcatttaatatttatatattattttattttgtttcagcTTAAAGTGCCCACATTATGCTTTTTTGGAGTTAaaaagctgtttgtgaatggTCTGCAAAGTTTCAAAGGTCAAAGTGAACAATAAATGGAGTTATCATCACCCAAAAGAAAAACGATTCTGAACTGCCTGAAATTTGTCAAACAAACCACCGTATGTGTGTGTCAAATTGGCATAATGGCTGCCGATGAACAACATCTACTTTGATTCGCTCTCTAACACTGTAGTTGCAAATGAggcctggaagagtttggtttgtgttgtgttttctgtGCTGTGAAAGCAAATCCGCTTTGCATGCACTTCAAAAGATGAGGATTCGGACTCAACAATAAAACCGACACGTCGCAGTGTTTCCCACAGGATTTTGTGACTGTGGTGGGTGGACCTCAATCCCTCCACGACATAAaatttaaaagttaattatCAATctgattaaaggtgcactgtgtaataTAGCagggatctattgacagaaatgcaatataatatacataac
Proteins encoded:
- the zgc:152830 gene encoding putative aminopeptidase W07G4.4; protein product: MSLSVQPIQWTSDCKDKNYDGIILITQSYEQLPNELECLKAPLQDYSAVDCCFGEEVVVVKAPGLPGNRLVFASTGPVNRDYDDVRRFSDAAANGIKRALKAGIQHPLLVCPPHDSYAKNTLAAVLGALHVLYMPLEVRECKSSPHKVVMLGIWVKNQTQGVAITELAMALESGRFVYRDIGGSDPERMAAPRVAEYVQTVFKDSPVTVTVVSDLNTLEKEYPCLAAVNRCANTVPRHQARVIKLLYCGEGPIQQTLMLVGKGITYDTGGADIKAGGIMAGMHRDKCGSAAVAGFFQILAKLKPKHLKVVGAMAMVRNSVGSDCYVADELVVSRAGRRIRVGNTDAEGRMVMVDLLCEMKEQALKEVSPHLFTIATLTGHAIRAMGPHYSIIMDNGAAQRSANAQQWQKAGEMLGDLFEVSTIRREDYEFHKGKSEYEEILQSNNLPSSSTPRGHQAPAAFLIMASGLDKHGVDSDKPLPYSHIDIAGSSGPFPGVPTGAPILAMAAKYLQL